In the genome of Gloeotrichia echinulata CP02, one region contains:
- the hpsO gene encoding hormogonium polysaccharide biosynthesis glycosyltransferase HpsO — translation MKILVASHTYIVDLNCEKLRALSQLEPGIEVTVVVPKRWKPGGVQNKIIETEYRDEGAFKIVPISNFSQNHQGLLTFGADLVSLLQKFRPQIIQVEQGSRSLAYTQMIALNQLLGLKAKNIFFTWWNLPYELKFPIAVLEKYNLNQSHGIICGNQDGTEILQQRGYQGKIKVMPQLGVDESLFTPQHQPELATELGINPGEFVVGFVGRFVQEKGLLTLLQALLNLSDKPWKLLLLGRGDLKSELLKIATEKNIIERIIIVESVPHDQVTKYINLMSTLVLPSETTYKFKTLTAIGWKEQFGHVIIEAMACQVPVIGSNSGEIPHVIGDAGLVFPEGDPQALANCLLQLIENPELTQNLGEMGYQKAMAKYTNKVLAKQQLEFYQQLVN, via the coding sequence ATGAAAATTTTAGTCGCCAGCCATACTTATATTGTCGATTTAAACTGTGAAAAATTACGCGCATTATCTCAACTAGAACCAGGAATCGAAGTAACCGTTGTTGTCCCCAAACGCTGGAAACCTGGTGGTGTTCAAAACAAAATTATCGAAACTGAATACCGGGATGAAGGCGCATTTAAAATAGTTCCTATTTCTAATTTTAGCCAAAATCATCAGGGACTCCTCACATTTGGTGCCGATTTAGTCTCTTTATTGCAGAAGTTTCGCCCCCAAATTATCCAGGTAGAACAAGGTTCTAGAAGCTTGGCTTATACCCAAATGATAGCCTTGAATCAGTTATTAGGACTAAAAGCAAAAAATATATTTTTTACCTGGTGGAATCTCCCCTACGAACTGAAATTTCCCATCGCTGTATTAGAAAAATATAACCTCAATCAAAGCCACGGTATTATTTGCGGTAATCAGGATGGGACAGAAATATTACAGCAACGTGGTTATCAAGGTAAGATCAAAGTGATGCCACAATTAGGTGTAGATGAAAGCCTATTTACTCCTCAACATCAGCCAGAATTAGCAACTGAATTGGGGATAAATCCCGGTGAATTTGTAGTGGGATTTGTTGGCAGATTTGTGCAAGAAAAAGGTTTGTTAACCCTGTTACAGGCATTACTAAATTTATCAGACAAACCTTGGAAACTACTACTACTGGGACGTGGAGATTTGAAATCTGAATTACTCAAAATAGCAACAGAAAAAAATATTATAGAACGCATAATTATAGTAGAAAGTGTCCCCCATGATCAAGTTACAAAATATATTAATCTAATGAGTACCTTGGTACTACCTTCAGAAACAACTTACAAATTTAAAACATTAACTGCTATTGGCTGGAAAGAACAATTTGGGCATGTAATAATTGAAGCAATGGCTTGCCAAGTACCTGTGATAGGTTCCAACTCTGGTGAAATTCCCCATGTCATTGGTGATGCAGGTTTAGTCTTTCCCGAAGGCGATCCTCAAGCCCTTGCTAATTGTTTACTGCAATTAATAGAAAATCCAGAACTTACCCAAAATCTAGGTGAAATGGGTTATCAAAAAGCAATGGCTAAATATACAAATAAAGTTTTAGCAAAACAGCAACTGGAATTTTATCAACAACTAGTTAATTGA
- the hpsP gene encoding hormogonium polysaccharide biosynthesis glycosyltransferase HpsP, which translates to MKILHIVPSISLIYGGPSQMVLGLAPALVNQGVEVTILTTDSNGDIGQKPLDVPLNCHVKQDGYEIIYFHCAPFRRYKFSLDLLKWLKRYAKEFDIAHIHALFSPVSSAAAMVCRQQKLPYILRPLGTLDPADLRKKKRLKQLYIALLERGNIAAASAIHFTSDQEAKISERFGVFTKDLVIPLGVIPPQSPLQQQGSLVRSQLGIAEGVPLILFMSRIDPKKGLNLLIPALEKLLDDGLKFHFVLAGTNPQDPAYEQNIKSQIKNSPLRSHTTITGFVTGDAKATLLQAADLFVLPSYYENFGIAVAEAMVAGTPVVISDQVHICHQVRESQSGWVGATDVTELVELLQEALQNPTECQQRGLNAQEYALKNYSWSAIARQTIQAYEKILLKH; encoded by the coding sequence ATGAAAATTCTCCATATTGTCCCCTCAATATCTCTGATTTATGGTGGTCCTAGTCAAATGGTATTAGGACTAGCCCCTGCTTTGGTAAATCAAGGTGTAGAAGTTACAATTCTCACCACTGATAGTAATGGTGATATTGGTCAAAAGCCACTAGATGTGCCCTTAAATTGTCATGTAAAACAAGATGGCTATGAAATAATTTATTTTCATTGCGCCCCATTTCGGAGGTACAAATTTTCCCTTGATTTATTAAAGTGGCTAAAACGTTATGCAAAGGAATTTGACATCGCGCATATTCATGCTTTATTTTCTCCAGTAAGTAGTGCAGCTGCAATGGTGTGTCGTCAGCAAAAGCTACCTTATATTTTGCGTCCTTTAGGAACTCTTGACCCGGCTGATTTACGCAAAAAGAAGCGGTTAAAACAGCTTTATATTGCATTACTAGAACGTGGAAATATAGCTGCTGCATCAGCAATTCATTTTACCAGTGATCAAGAAGCCAAAATATCAGAACGTTTTGGTGTATTTACAAAAGATTTGGTGATTCCTTTGGGTGTTATCCCCCCTCAGTCACCCCTTCAACAGCAGGGAAGTTTAGTACGAAGTCAATTGGGAATTGCAGAAGGTGTACCTTTGATATTATTTATGTCGCGAATTGACCCAAAAAAGGGGTTAAATTTGTTGATTCCAGCATTAGAAAAGTTGTTGGACGATGGGTTAAAATTTCATTTTGTTTTGGCTGGAACCAATCCTCAAGACCCAGCTTATGAACAAAATATCAAATCTCAGATCAAAAATTCACCTTTGCGATCGCACACCACTATAACAGGCTTTGTCACGGGTGACGCCAAAGCTACTTTACTCCAAGCTGCTGATTTATTCGTCTTGCCTTCTTATTATGAAAATTTCGGTATTGCTGTAGCTGAGGCGATGGTAGCAGGTACACCTGTAGTAATTTCTGACCAGGTGCATATTTGTCATCAAGTGCGCGAGAGTCAGTCAGGTTGGGTAGGTGCCACTGATGTTACAGAACTTGTAGAGTTATTACAAGAGGCTTTGCAAAATCCTACAGAATGTCAACAACGGGGATTAAATGCCCAAGAATATGCATTGAAAAATTATAGCTGGAGTGCGATCGCTCGCCAAACCATCCAAGCTTATGAGAAAATATTGCTCAAGCATTAA
- the hpsN gene encoding hormogonium polysaccharide biosynthesis glycosyltransferase HpsN — MNTLPLISVIIPTYCREETLQDSLEDVLKQDYPNFEILVVDQTPKHQPEIHTYLEQLAKDGKIKWLRLDWASLPGARNYGVRRSEGEIILFIDDDVKLNPGFLAAHAKNYLQNPEVGAVAGRVFDRMKLVDSAEGRTQGEGNYKVIEYLPPQAMDPGIAWYYIDLVHTIKPQQVLTARGCNMSFRREIFTKHGLRFDERFRGSAIREESDFCLRVRKTGYKIWYDPEAALDHLGEETGGCHDISMRSLKYQLTFYHNHFLLGLKNLTVTQALHLYARLFDCHVLGRPPCHKSGSPIKILARGLFYSLGFFKAVGTVIQSIWNDGQIYSHLDKQVEIL; from the coding sequence ATGAATACTTTGCCTTTAATTAGTGTCATAATCCCCACATATTGCCGAGAAGAAACACTGCAAGATAGTTTGGAAGATGTCCTGAAACAAGATTATCCAAACTTTGAAATTTTGGTAGTAGATCAAACCCCAAAACATCAACCAGAAATTCACACTTACCTAGAACAATTGGCAAAAGACGGTAAAATTAAATGGTTGCGTCTAGATTGGGCGAGTTTACCAGGGGCGCGTAATTATGGTGTGCGGCGATCAGAAGGAGAAATAATTTTATTTATTGATGATGATGTGAAATTAAATCCAGGATTTTTAGCAGCCCATGCAAAAAACTATTTGCAAAATCCAGAAGTAGGAGCTGTAGCTGGAAGAGTATTTGATCGAATGAAATTAGTTGATTCTGCTGAAGGAAGAACCCAAGGCGAGGGAAATTATAAAGTAATTGAATATCTTCCACCCCAAGCAATGGACCCTGGAATTGCTTGGTACTATATTGATTTAGTGCATACAATTAAACCCCAGCAAGTGCTAACAGCAAGGGGTTGTAATATGTCCTTTCGTCGCGAAATTTTCACCAAGCATGGACTGAGGTTTGATGAAAGATTTCGTGGTAGTGCAATCCGCGAAGAATCTGATTTTTGTTTGCGCGTAAGAAAAACAGGATATAAGATTTGGTATGACCCAGAAGCGGCTTTAGACCATTTAGGTGAAGAGACAGGAGGTTGTCATGATATTAGTATGCGATCGCTCAAATATCAACTCACCTTCTATCACAATCATTTCTTGCTGGGGCTAAAAAATCTCACCGTGACCCAAGCTTTACACCTATACGCCCGTTTGTTTGATTGTCACGTTTTAGGAAGACCACCTTGTCATAAAAGTGGTTCTCCCATCAAAATTTTGGCTCGCGGACTTTTTTATAGTTTAGGCTTTTTCAAAGCTGTAGGGACTGTGATTCAGTCAATTTGGAATGACGGTCAAATTTATAGCCACTTAGATAAACAAGTTGAAATTTTGTAA
- a CDS encoding acyltransferase gives MNTHTQAQKTRFHWIDWSKGLAILAIVIFHFFQNYPERITLISVLDRNTAKLGYAAVDIFFVIAGFTTSYTLASKFKNNRIESIKINWKSWISKRLMRIYPAYFLAVICSILLYYLFSIFPIKSPVNFVLSCLGIAGIRLQAINPGFWFFTVILQAYLFTPLIFWICQNQPKKVLILGIIGGIFSKIIAFYFLVINDKSTYIILLQNNFLCSYLSQLCIGIYWGFIYAEHQRFRKIDFIVATSIFSIGFVIYAVLGFTKINIIYMLGFDMLFTPFFFLGMQSLLNRLEQSAKFDLFLGCLSILGIYSYQIYLIHQPLYFVLLPIINRNIQINDYLKIVVTFMMIILILTSYVFLFTKLEQLVIKNLGGVMTKQN, from the coding sequence ATGAATACTCACACTCAAGCACAAAAGACCAGATTTCATTGGATTGATTGGTCAAAAGGTTTAGCAATTTTAGCAATTGTTATATTCCATTTTTTTCAAAATTATCCAGAACGAATTACCCTGATTTCTGTCTTAGATAGAAACACAGCTAAACTGGGATATGCTGCTGTCGATATATTCTTTGTTATCGCGGGTTTTACCACAAGTTATACCCTGGCGTCTAAATTTAAAAATAATCGGATAGAGTCAATAAAAATTAACTGGAAATCATGGATATCTAAAAGATTAATGAGAATATATCCAGCTTATTTTCTAGCTGTTATATGTAGTATTTTACTATATTATTTATTTTCTATTTTTCCGATAAAATCTCCTGTAAATTTTGTTTTATCTTGTCTAGGTATAGCTGGAATTAGATTACAAGCAATCAACCCTGGTTTTTGGTTCTTCACCGTAATTTTACAGGCTTATCTATTTACGCCTTTGATATTTTGGATTTGTCAAAACCAGCCTAAGAAAGTATTAATATTAGGAATTATTGGGGGGATTTTCAGTAAAATTATTGCATTTTATTTTTTGGTTATCAATGATAAATCAACTTACATAATTTTATTGCAAAACAATTTTTTATGTAGCTATTTATCTCAGCTATGTATTGGTATATATTGGGGGTTTATTTATGCTGAACATCAAAGGTTTAGAAAAATAGATTTTATCGTAGCAACTAGTATTTTTAGTATCGGTTTTGTTATTTATGCTGTTTTGGGTTTCACCAAGATAAACATTATATATATGCTAGGTTTCGATATGCTATTTACTCCTTTCTTCTTTTTGGGTATGCAATCATTATTAAACCGTCTAGAGCAAAGCGCAAAATTTGATTTATTTCTAGGTTGTCTTTCAATATTAGGAATATATTCTTATCAAATTTATCTCATCCATCAACCTTTGTATTTTGTTTTATTACCGATAATAAATCGCAATATTCAAATAAATGACTATTTAAAAATAGTGGTGACTTTCATGATGATAATCTTAATTTTGACAAGCTATGTATTTTTATTTACTAAATTAGAACAACTCGTGATAAAAAATCTGGGAGGTGTCATGACTAAGCAAAATTAA